TAAAGATAAAGCTATGAAAGTATTGCGGGCTAGAATTTATGATAAATTTCAAAAAGAAGCACAAGCTGAATATGATGAACATCGTAAATCTGCTGTTGGTACAGGGGATCGCTCCGAGCGAATTCGTACTTATAACTTCCCGCAAAGCCGTGTAACGGATCATCGAATTGGTCTTACCCTACAAAAGTTGGACCAGATTTTAGAGGGGAAGCTCGACGAGATTATTGATCCTCTCATTATGGAAGAACAATCACAAATGATGGAAAATGCGGAGTAACCTATGAGCCTACCAACGACAACTAAAACTTACGAAGCCCTCAATTGGGCTTCGTCTTTTTTACAACAACATAATTACGAAGAGACAATCGGCCACATCCTATTGATGCACCATACCGGATGGAGTCGTACAAGGATGTTAACAGAACAACAAACGGTCCTATCGTCCGACCTTTTTGCAGCATTTCAGCATGATGTACGCCGTGCTGCATCAGGAATTCCTGTTCAACATATAACCGGGAAAGAAACATTTTATGACCGCCACTATCATGTAAATAATCATGTCCTTATCCCACGTCCGGAAACGGAAGAATTAGTAGAGACACTCCTGACAACGTTAGACAATCACAAACACCTTTTTAACAAAAATGAGGAGGAGCCACTGACTATTGTGGATGTAGGGACAGGCAGTGGTATTATTGCTATTACAATGGCCCTTGAGCTTCCAAATAGTCACGTTTTTGCTTCAGATATCAGTGCTGAAGCACTCGTTGTGGCGAAAGGGAACGCCCGGGATCTTGGAGCTGGAGTGACGTATATACATGGAGATTTACTACTTCCTTTTATAGAAAAAGGTTTCAAATCAGATGTTATTATCTCGAACCCACCTTATATACCTATTGGCGACAAGGCGCGTATGAAAGAGAACGTGAAAGACCATGAACCATTAGGAGCACTTTTTGCGGGCGAAGACGGGCTCGATATTTATCGACGACTCGTTAACCAAATCCCACGCGTTCTGTCTCATCCAGGTATCGTAGCACTTGAAATTGGCTATAACCAAGGAGATACTGTTACTGAGCTACTACAACAGGTACTACCTCTAAATACTTATATTGAAGTTATTAATGACATAAATGGAAATGAACGAATTGTCTTAGCCATTGTCCCTTAAAGCTATTCTTTGAAAAAGATTGCTTAATGATGATTTGTGGACAGGCGTTAATGTTTGAGCTAACTTTTTAATTGGAAAAAGTGGCTTCTAGTCTTTTAATATGAAGCGACCGGGACCCTTCAGTCCGGTCGTCTTTTTATTTGTAAATTTTCCTCCTATTATGTCGAACGATTATAGGTTTACCCACCCATTAGCTTGCCAAGAATAGCAAGTATAAAGGGGAGGGAGTAAACGTGAAACAAAGACATAGCTTAATAGATTGGAAGAAACGCCTACTTGTGGCCTTATATAGTTCGTTTATTGTGACAGTTTTTTTATTATCATGGGAAGCGCATTTTTTTAATCCGCAGTATGAGACGGCTTCTGCAAATGTTATTTCATCTTCCGGAGTGCAGATAGAGATTCCAGAAGAAGCGATTAGATTAAGAATTAAATCGAATAGTCAATCTCCAGAGGACCAACAATTAAAGTTAACCATACGTAACGAGGTGAATCGATACATCCGTTCGTGGACAGAAGAAAGCAGTGATGTGGATGAAGCTAGGGAAATAATTAAAGCAAAATTACCAGAGATAGAAGAAGTCATAAAAAAAGCAATGATTAAAGCTAACGTTTTCTCATCGTTTACTGTTGATTTGAAAGAAGTGGACTTTCCGACGAAACAGTATGGAGATAGGATTTATCCTGCGGGTGATTATGAAGCGGTTTATATTGAAATTGGAGAAGGTCTAGGTGACAATTGGTGGTGTGTATTATTTCCGCCTCTATGTTTCATAGATTCTGGAGGCGAAGAAGCGAATGATGAGGCTGAAGAGGAAGAGACCGATGAAGATGTTGAAATATCGTTTTTTCTTGTAGAAGTCATCCAGAGTTTATGGACAAAATTGACGACTTGACCATTTAAGTTAAACGCGGACACTCATTTTTCTATCATATTCCTCTGTCTTTTGAATAGACTCGTAGTACAAGCTGGTCATCGTATAAGGGATATAAAGGTTATTAGGTTGAAAATACACTATTTTTCAAAACAGGAGATACCCTTTATCACAGCTAAGCGTCCGTAAGACATCCGGCTCAAAATAGAGAAGAGATAAATCTATTTAGGCGGGAGATAACGGATGCTAATGTCCTGATTCAGTCAATTACCAATCAGTTGGAGAAGAACGAAAAAACCCAATGATTTTTGGTGATTGGTTTTATCTGTTTATACGATCTTGGTTTGTTTCACGACTCGTTTACTAAAATTCAGTTAAGGACTTTACATCTCTTAAGAGGAACAACTGTAAAGTCTTGAAAAGGAAGGGATAAGAGTGACGTTTATTATACGTGAAGCGCGAGAAGATGATGTATTAAAAATTCAACATTTTATAAGTAAAGCCGGTGTCTCACTCGAAACAGTGCCAAACGGATGGGAACCCTACATTTTGGCAGAAGATACAATGGAATCTATCGTCGCTACAGCTGCCCTACAGGTGATCCCAACCAATGCTTATTTAATAAGGAGTTTGGTTGTGGATTCTGAGCAAGTAAGTGGAAGTTTTCTTATCAAAATGCTAGAAACCACAATACAGTATGCCAGAGAAAAAGGTGCCCAATGTGTATACTTTATCGTGAAACAGGGTGGCGATATGATGGAAAGCCTCGGATTCACTTTGCTTTCTAAAGAGGACATTCCAAAGGAATTAAAGCAACTCAATGAGGTCAAGGATTATTTAAAGAAAGGCTATCCTGTGTACTGTTTACAGGAAGTTGGGGATAAGTAGTCTATCTATGCACACATGTTCCACAGGTTATAAACAACAACCAAAGGGTTATCCACAAAATTTTGTGGATAACCCTTTGGTTGTTACATATACATCATCACAGATGGCGTCTGGCGAAATACGTTGTTGCTTACTATTGAATAAGTGATTTATAAGCAATCTATTGACATATTCGGTAAACAGCAGCAAAATAATGTGAGAATGAGGAGGCAGAACGAATGGAACAATTAACAAAACAATGGATTGTGGATACATCTGTGGATAACCTTGTTAGTAACTCTCATATTGTAGAGGCAGCTCATGAGTTAGTATCACAACAAGTGGTTGCTTTCCCAACAGAAACGGTATATGGATTAGGAGGTGATGCTACTTCTGATTTGGCGATAGAACGGATATTTGAGGCGAAAGGGCGACCGGCCGATAACCCTCTGATCGTCCATATTGCAGAACGTTCTCAGCTGAAAGATTATGTCAAAGAGATTCCACCGCTAGCTGATAAATTAATGAGTGCTTTTTGGCCAGGACCGTTAACCATTGTCTTTAAACACAATGGGAACCTATCGAAACGGGTTACAGCAGGATTGTCTACAGTGGCTGTGAGAATGCCTGATCACCCTATAGCTTTAGCTCTAATTAAGGCGGCAGGTATCCCTTTAGCAGCACCTAGTGCTAATCGTTCTGGGCGTCCAAGCCCAACTTTGGCGTCTCATGTTAATGAAGACTTGAAGGGTAAAATTAAAGGTATTATCGATGGAGGAGCGACAGGTTTAGGTTTAGAATCGACTGTTGTCGCATGTACTGAAGATAAAGTAACGATTTTGCGGCCAGGTGGGATAACAAAAGAAGATTTAGAAGCAGTTTGTGGCCATGTGTTTTACGATTTTGTGTTAAAGAAAGAGGATGAAGCACCGACCTCACCAGGGATGAAATATGTGCACTATGCACCGCATGCGCCTCTCACCTTAGTGGAAGGGACAGATGCGTTCCTTCATAAAACAGCAGAGGCTGCGTATGAAAAAGGATTGAAAGTAGGTTTACTCGTTACGTATGATTATCAGTTTGCTACAAAGGTTCATAAAAAAGTTGTGATCGGGTCACGGGATGATTTAACTACGATTGCTCATCATTTGTATGAAGCATTGCGAACATTTGCTGAAGGGGAGGTAGATGTGATTTTCTCTGAAGTATTTCCTGAACATGGACTGGGGCGTGCCATCATGAATAGGTTGAAAAAAGCTGCAGGGGGAAGGATGGTTACTGAGTCGGATAATTGACGTTAATAAACTCTGTTGGACATGCATACATTGGAGTAGCTAGTCCGAGGGGTTGATAGAATGTCTGATCTGGTGACTGTCGCGTTGATGGCATTGGCTTTAAGTATGGATGCTTTTTCTATTTCGGTTGGAATTGGTTTGTTAGGGATGAGATATAAACGTATTGTCCTCGTAAGTGCGACTGTTGGTTTTTTTCATATGATTATGCCAGTTGTGGGTATTATTATCGGTCGATTATTATCAGAATATATGGGGGCCCTCGCTTTTTTCATCGGCGGTAGCGGCCTTATTGTTTTAGGCATGCAGATGATTATTTCCTCGGTTAAAAAAGAACCTTCATCACTATTTTCACCAATTGGGACAGGGCTTGTGGTGTTTGCCATGAGTGTGAGTATGGATAGCCTCTCATTAGGACTTACACTTGGAGTACTTGGGGTAAACACTTGGCTAATTAGCACTTTCTTTGGGGTTGCTAGTGCTTTTTTCACCGGCCTTGGTTTAATGATCGGGAAGAAAGCCGGATATTGGTTAGGGACAGGTGGTGAGTGGATTGGGGGTTTTGTTTTGCTAATCTTTGGGGTAAAAATGATACTAACCCCTTTTTAAAAAGTAGGACTTGTTTTAACAATCCAGAAGGAAGTTTGCCTGAATTATGATAAAATAAACATAGGAACTTAGTCCCTTTAATTTGAAAATTATCTGGGATGAGTACCTGTGAAATGAGAAGGATGTGGCAAGGATGGAAAGGGTTTTATTTGTTTGTACAGGTAACACATGTCGAAGTCCGATGGCTGAGGCTATTTTTGAGCAGAAAAAAACCAAAGAAAATTTACAGGCTAAATCAGCCGGTGTGCATGGTATGGAAAATGTGCCAATGTCAGAAGGGACGCGTTTAGCATTAGCTAAGCGAGGTATTATGGAAAGTCATCAATCAAAAGCATTATCACCTGAGCTTATTCGCTGGGCAGATGTAATTCTTACGATGACAGAGGGTCATAAAAAAATTGTCCAAGGAACTTATCCAGAAGCCTCACCTTATATCTTTACACTTAAAGAATTTATTATCACGGATCCTGATAAGGTTAAAAAGATGGAAGAGCTTGCAGAACACCGAGCACAAATAGAGCAAAAACGAGCTGCTTTTTTATCTGATAATGAGGGGAAGGTAGCAAAATATAATAAAGAAAAAGAGGTTCACAACCAGTCTACAATGGAAGAGGAATTATTGGATTTATTACACCCTCATCAGACAGCGATAGATAGGATTGAATGGGACCTTCCTACTCTTGATTTTCCAGATCCGTTTGGGGGAGAACAAGAGACATATGAAGAGCTCTATCAAGAAATGGAACAAGCTATTGAAGACTTACTGACGATTTTGAACGATCGCTCTGATTTGGAAGACTAAAAAGACAAGGGTAAACTTGGGGGGAGAGCTATGAGAGTGAGGGGTTTGGGATTAAGGGGAAAGATGGTTTTAGGTATTTGTTCTGTTGCGGCCATTACATATGCGATAAGTGCGTTTTTTATCTTTTTTCTACATGATATCATTGGAGAATCACTAGGTTTAAACCCAGATAGTTTTTTAATTGCAGTCCTCATATTAGGCGTCATCTGGTGTGGTATTTTAGGCTATTTTGGTGCGGGCTTCATCGTCAAACCATTAAAGCAGCTTGAAACAGCAGCTGTTAAAGTTGCAGAAGGGGATATACGACATAATGTGGAAGTACCGAGGTCGCAGGATGAGCTCTATGCATTGGCTATAGCTTATAACCATATGATTGATAGCCTTAGATCGATGGTAGCGGATGTTAACCGTAATTTTAATGCGACTAATGAAAAAGTTCTTAATATTAAACAGTCTTCTTCAGATGCTGCTGCACAGGCTGAATCCATTAGTCGCACTGTAGGCGAAATTTCTTCAGGTGCAGAGGGCTCAGCGCACGCTATTCAACAAACAGCAGAACGGATAGAAGAGGTCACTGTTATCGGAGCGCAAGTTCAATCACACGCCTACGATTCTGATAAAATGTCTAAAGATATGCTAACGGCACTAAAAGAAAGCCGAGATATGATTCAATCACTTGTAGCGGGCATTCAGCAATTATCTAATACTCACCAAGCTTCATTAGATTCTGTTCAACGACTAGAAGGGAACGCTGCAAAAGTTGGGGAGATTGTGTCTCTTGTTGGAGAAATGGCAGAACAAACGAACCTACTTGCTTTAAATGCCTCTATAGAAGCAGCAAGAGCAGGTGAACAAGGGAAGGGCTTTGCTGTCGTAGCAGATGAGGTAAGGAAGCTTGCAGATCAAAGTACAACGGCTGTCCAAGGCATTTCAGAGCTTGTAAAAAATATGCAGAATGATGTGAGCCATGTAGCGTCACAAATTAAAGATCAAGTTGAAGCTGCAAATTTGGAAGCGGTTAAAGGAACAAAAACGAATGAAACCATTGCGGAGATGGGGGACTCCGTGAATGAGGTTGCCAGCTCTATAAAGGAAATACTTGAGCTTATAGAGAAACAAATGCATTATGTGGAAACCACCGGGGAAGAGTCACAAAATGTCGCAGCAATTGCGGAACAAACTTCTGCTGGAGCTGCCGATGTAGCAACAGTTATTGATGACCAGACGGCTGTTATACTGGAAGTGGCTACTTCCGCAGAAATTTTACTTGACCAGGCGAATGACTTGAAAAAAACGATCAGTCGATTTACTGTTTAACATATAGAGGAGGATGTCAAATGAAAATAGTTATCGCATCAGACCATGCAGGATATGCTTTGAAGAAGGACATCATACACGTGGTAGAAGAACTAGGGCATCAAGTAGAGGATGTAGGATGTGATTGTGCTGACTCCGTAGACTATGCTGATTATGGTATACCAGCTGCTGAAATGGTAGCAAACGGAAAGGCTGACAGGGGTATCATTATTTGTGGGACAGGTATTGGCATGTCTATCTCAGCAAATAAGGTGAAGGGTATTCGATGTGCACTCGTTCATGATTTATTCTCTGCTAAAGCGACAAGAGAACACAACGACACCAATGTCCTCGCTATGGGAGAACGTGTTATTGGTCCCGGACTTGCTCAGGAAATAACAAAAGTATGGTTAACGACCCCATTTGAAGGTGGACGTCATGCACGAAGAATTGACAAGATTACGGACTATGAAGAAAAAAGTGAAGGATAAGTATCCTTCACTTTTTGATACCTTCTCATCATTCTAGTAGGAACCTCATGGCAGTTTTTCTAAAGACATGGTAAAGTCTTAGTCGTAATGCTCTCAAATGTCTTAAAAAATCCACTTTTTGAAGGGGGGTACACACGTTGAGTGAGTTAAATACTAATGAAATGTCCAAATCCCTGACTCAAGCGCTTGAAGAATTCCAAAGCGAAGCTCATTTACAAAAAGACCAGCTATTTATAATTGGTGCTAGTACAAGTGAAGTGTTAGGGGAGCGTATAGGGAGTTCTGGCACGATAGAAGTGGCAAGAGCCTTATGGAAAGCGATTAGTCACTTTCAGAAAAAGACTGGTGTTGCATGTGCTTATCAAGGTTGTGAACATATTAATAGAGCACTCGTTATAGAGAGAGAAACAGCGGACAGGTTTAATTTAGAGCCTGTTAGTGTCATTCCTCACCAGAAAGCTGGGGGCTCAATGGCAGCTTATGCATTTAACCAGATGCGTGATCCCGTTGTAGTTGAAGAGTTGAAGGCACATGCTGGTATTGATATTGGTGACACTTTTATAGGTATGCATTTGCGAAAAGTAGCTGTACCAGTTCGAACAAGTATTAAGGCTATTGGCTGTGCTCATTTGACATTGGCACGAACAAGGCCGAAGCTAATCGGAGGAGAACGGGCTGTGTATACACGAGATTTATCTGATTGCTGATAAGTTCTTTATTCACGCTCTTCTGGGAGTCACCGTCTTTTACTGTAGTCCTTTTTAAAAACGGACATTTGATAACGCTTATTTATAATTGAATGAATGTCATAATGCCATGTCACGCTCAATATAACGAATATTATTGGAAATTAACAATAAAAAGTTCGTCTATTAGAAGCGAAGAGTTGGAACTAAGATGGCGACTCCTGTGGGAAGGAGCGACGTCTGAAAAATTCTGACTGAGCTTTGTAAAGGCAGAATGAGTTGAAGACGAGCCCCGCGGAAAGCGTCCATCGATAGTGCAAATGAGTCATCACGTTCCGAAGTAACGATGCAACCATGATTTATGAAATCGATTTAATCATTCGATTTTTCGTTTGAACCTTTTATTTGTGACATTCAAGTTGTTCATGATCCATGATGATTAGATATGTTTAGTAAGTGGGTTCCAGGAGGATAGAACGTGATGGCCTCTTAGATCAAGATTTACATGACAACCGACAATAACCGTCAATTTTGTCAAAATCACATGTAAGGAAATTTTTAATTAAAAAAGAACAATTTGAAAACGTATACATACGTCTGACAAGTCCAGATACCTTTTACATATGAAACATAAACGTTTAGAATAGATAGCAGATTAAAATTCACCCACGTGTACTAGAGTCAAGCCGCGTGGAACATCGCTTAGGGAGGGTTCGACAAATGGCATCAAACAATCAACGGGAATTAGCACACGTCAGCAATCAAGACAGTGACGTGTATAATGCAATGACAGCAGAATTGAAGCGACAGCAAGAAAACATTGAATTAATCGCATCAGAAAACTTTGTCTCAAAGGCTGTTATGGAGGCTCAAGGCTCTGTTTTAACGAATAAATATGCTGAAGGCTATCCGAGTAAACGATATTATGGCGGTTGCGAGCACGTCGATGTGGTAGAAGATATCGCGAGAGAACGGGCAAAGCAAATCTTTGGTGCAGAGCATGTTAATGTTCAACCACATTCGGGAGCCCAAGCGAACATGGCTGTTTATTTTGCATTTTTAGAGCATGGTGATACGGTTCTAGGAATGAATTTATCACATGGAGGGCATTTAACACACGGAAGTCCAGTTAATTTTAGTGGTAAAGATTATTCATTTGTTGATTATGGCGTCGAGCAAGATACTGGTTTAATCAACTATGATGACGTGAGGAAAAAAGCACTTGAGCATAAGCCGAAAATGATTGTAGCCGGTGCCAGTGCTTATCCACGGGCAATAGACTTTGCGAAATTTAAAGAAATTGCCGATGAAGTGGACGCTTATCTTATGGTGGATATGGCGCATATAGCAGGTTTAGTGGCTACAGGAGAGCATCAAAGCCCTGTACCATATGCAGACTTTGTGACAACGACAACACATAAAACATTACGAGGCCCCCGCGGTGGTATGATTTTATCCAGAGAAGAATATGGTAAAAAGATAGACAAAGCGATCTTCCCTGGTTTGCAAGGTGGCCCGCTTATGCATGTTATTGCCTCAAAAGCTGTTGCACTAGGAGAAGTTTTAACAGATGAATTTAAAACATATACAAAACAGATTAGACTCAATGCCACTTCTTTGGCGGAATCGTTAACTAAAGAAGGAATCAATTTGGTCTCAGGTGGTACAGATAATCACCTTGTCCTCTTAGATTTAAGAAGTCTATCCATTACTGGAAAAGTGGCGGAGGAAGCACTTGATAAAGTGGGTGTCACAACAAACAAAAACACGATTCCATTTGATCCTGAAAGTCCTTTTATTACAAGTGGTCTTCGAATTGGAACGGCAGCTGTCACATCTCGAGGATTTAAAGAAGAAGATTTAACAGAAGTAGGGAATATCATCGCCCGCGTATTAAAAAATGTTGAGGATGAGTTGGTTCTTAAAGAGGCAAAAGAAGCAGTGAGACAGTTAACAGACCGCTATCCATTATACGAAAATAGCTAAATAGTTCTAGATAGGAGCGCTACCTGCTACACTGAGCGCTCCTTTTTATGTTCACTTTTTGAAATAGAGCTTGAATCTAGCTCGTAGATTATGTAGAATTTCATAGGAGTATGTCAAAACGAAGCTTTTATTGATAAGCTGGATAATCTATTTTAATGGTGTAAGGCTAAAAGCTACTAATGGACTAAATTTAAGAAAACATTCTTTTTACCTTAAGTAAGAAGCGTGGATTTCTTAACTAATGAAGGAGCGGGGTTAACATGGGGAAAGTATATGTCTTTGATCATCCACTGATTCAACACAAGTTAACGTATATTCGTAACAAAAATACGGGTACTAAAGAATTTAGAGAACTGACTAACGAAATTGCTGGACTAATGGCTTTTGAAATAACACGAGAGTTGCCATTAAGAGAAGTTGATGTGGAAACACCAGTAGGTCCGGCAAAATGCAAAATGATCTCTGGGAAAAAATTAGGTATTATTCCAATTCTTCGAGCAGGACTTGGGATGGTAGATGGTATTTTGGAATTAATTCCAGCAGCGAAGGTCGGACACGTCGGGCTATATCGAGATCCAGAAACGTTAAAACCTGTGGAATACTATGTGAAGCTTCCTAAGGATATTGAGGAGCGAGAGTTAATTGTTGTGGACCCAATGCTGGCAACAGGTGGCTCTGCTATTGAAGCGATTAATGTAATGAAAGCCCGAGGGGCAAAAAACATAAAACTAATGTGCTTAGTGGCCGCTCCAGAAGGGGTCGAGGAAATGAAAAAAGTGCATCCTGAGGTTGACATATATTTAGCAGCTTTGGATGAAAAACTAAATGAAAAAGGATATATCGTTCCAGGCCTTGGGGATGCAGGAGACCGCTTATTTGGAACGAAATAAAAATGAAAGAAGAAGATGTTTTATTTAGAGAGCAAGGTGCCATGTGAAGGCACCTTGCTCTTTTTCCTGTTGGTACCAATCGATGATTCACAGGCGATATTTTATTGTTGTCGTTGCCATAAATGAAAGATGGAAAAAGACGCATGTAATTGATTGAACAGTGTTTGTATAATGTGTAAGGCATAAAAAAATAGACGATGATTAATGGAATAACTAAAGAATGCAAAAGAAAGCCAAGCAAGAATAAAAAATAAGCAAATGTAAAACATAATAGGCAGGAAACTAAATACAGAAAGGAGTTATCCATTGAATTCTTTAGCCTCTTTTCTCTTTTACATTAGCTTTACTAGACCATCTCGAGTATTTGGTTACGTCTTATTC
The DNA window shown above is from Salipaludibacillus agaradhaerens and carries:
- a CDS encoding TIGR01440 family protein, producing MSKSLTQALEEFQSEAHLQKDQLFIIGASTSEVLGERIGSSGTIEVARALWKAISHFQKKTGVACAYQGCEHINRALVIERETADRFNLEPVSVIPHQKAGGSMAAYAFNQMRDPVVVEELKAHAGIDIGDTFIGMHLRKVAVPVRTSIKAIGCAHLTLARTRPKLIGGERAVYTRDLSDC
- the spoIIR gene encoding stage II sporulation protein R; amino-acid sequence: MKQRHSLIDWKKRLLVALYSSFIVTVFLLSWEAHFFNPQYETASANVISSSGVQIEIPEEAIRLRIKSNSQSPEDQQLKLTIRNEVNRYIRSWTEESSDVDEAREIIKAKLPEIEEVIKKAMIKANVFSSFTVDLKEVDFPTKQYGDRIYPAGDYEAVYIEIGEGLGDNWWCVLFPPLCFIDSGGEEANDEAEEEETDEDVEISFFLVEVIQSLWTKLTT
- the prmC gene encoding peptide chain release factor N(5)-glutamine methyltransferase, which produces MSLPTTTKTYEALNWASSFLQQHNYEETIGHILLMHHTGWSRTRMLTEQQTVLSSDLFAAFQHDVRRAASGIPVQHITGKETFYDRHYHVNNHVLIPRPETEELVETLLTTLDNHKHLFNKNEEEPLTIVDVGTGSGIIAITMALELPNSHVFASDISAEALVVAKGNARDLGAGVTYIHGDLLLPFIEKGFKSDVIISNPPYIPIGDKARMKENVKDHEPLGALFAGEDGLDIYRRLVNQIPRVLSHPGIVALEIGYNQGDTVTELLQQVLPLNTYIEVINDINGNERIVLAIVP
- a CDS encoding low molecular weight protein arginine phosphatase, which gives rise to MERVLFVCTGNTCRSPMAEAIFEQKKTKENLQAKSAGVHGMENVPMSEGTRLALAKRGIMESHQSKALSPELIRWADVILTMTEGHKKIVQGTYPEASPYIFTLKEFIITDPDKVKKMEELAEHRAQIEQKRAAFLSDNEGKVAKYNKEKEVHNQSTMEEELLDLLHPHQTAIDRIEWDLPTLDFPDPFGGEQETYEELYQEMEQAIEDLLTILNDRSDLED
- a CDS encoding manganese efflux pump MntP; its protein translation is MSDLVTVALMALALSMDAFSISVGIGLLGMRYKRIVLVSATVGFFHMIMPVVGIIIGRLLSEYMGALAFFIGGSGLIVLGMQMIISSVKKEPSSLFSPIGTGLVVFAMSVSMDSLSLGLTLGVLGVNTWLISTFFGVASAFFTGLGLMIGKKAGYWLGTGGEWIGGFVLLIFGVKMILTPF
- a CDS encoding serine hydroxymethyltransferase, translating into MASNNQRELAHVSNQDSDVYNAMTAELKRQQENIELIASENFVSKAVMEAQGSVLTNKYAEGYPSKRYYGGCEHVDVVEDIARERAKQIFGAEHVNVQPHSGAQANMAVYFAFLEHGDTVLGMNLSHGGHLTHGSPVNFSGKDYSFVDYGVEQDTGLINYDDVRKKALEHKPKMIVAGASAYPRAIDFAKFKEIADEVDAYLMVDMAHIAGLVATGEHQSPVPYADFVTTTTHKTLRGPRGGMILSREEYGKKIDKAIFPGLQGGPLMHVIASKAVALGEVLTDEFKTYTKQIRLNATSLAESLTKEGINLVSGGTDNHLVLLDLRSLSITGKVAEEALDKVGVTTNKNTIPFDPESPFITSGLRIGTAAVTSRGFKEEDLTEVGNIIARVLKNVEDELVLKEAKEAVRQLTDRYPLYENS
- a CDS encoding GNAT family N-acetyltransferase, with amino-acid sequence MTFIIREAREDDVLKIQHFISKAGVSLETVPNGWEPYILAEDTMESIVATAALQVIPTNAYLIRSLVVDSEQVSGSFLIKMLETTIQYAREKGAQCVYFIVKQGGDMMESLGFTLLSKEDIPKELKQLNEVKDYLKKGYPVYCLQEVGDK
- the upp gene encoding uracil phosphoribosyltransferase produces the protein MGKVYVFDHPLIQHKLTYIRNKNTGTKEFRELTNEIAGLMAFEITRELPLREVDVETPVGPAKCKMISGKKLGIIPILRAGLGMVDGILELIPAAKVGHVGLYRDPETLKPVEYYVKLPKDIEERELIVVDPMLATGGSAIEAINVMKARGAKNIKLMCLVAAPEGVEEMKKVHPEVDIYLAALDEKLNEKGYIVPGLGDAGDRLFGTK
- a CDS encoding L-threonylcarbamoyladenylate synthase, whose amino-acid sequence is MEQLTKQWIVDTSVDNLVSNSHIVEAAHELVSQQVVAFPTETVYGLGGDATSDLAIERIFEAKGRPADNPLIVHIAERSQLKDYVKEIPPLADKLMSAFWPGPLTIVFKHNGNLSKRVTAGLSTVAVRMPDHPIALALIKAAGIPLAAPSANRSGRPSPTLASHVNEDLKGKIKGIIDGGATGLGLESTVVACTEDKVTILRPGGITKEDLEAVCGHVFYDFVLKKEDEAPTSPGMKYVHYAPHAPLTLVEGTDAFLHKTAEAAYEKGLKVGLLVTYDYQFATKVHKKVVIGSRDDLTTIAHHLYEALRTFAEGEVDVIFSEVFPEHGLGRAIMNRLKKAAGGRMVTESDN
- the rpiB gene encoding ribose 5-phosphate isomerase B; this translates as MKIVIASDHAGYALKKDIIHVVEELGHQVEDVGCDCADSVDYADYGIPAAEMVANGKADRGIIICGTGIGMSISANKVKGIRCALVHDLFSAKATREHNDTNVLAMGERVIGPGLAQEITKVWLTTPFEGGRHARRIDKITDYEEKSEG
- a CDS encoding methyl-accepting chemotaxis protein, with protein sequence MRVRGLGLRGKMVLGICSVAAITYAISAFFIFFLHDIIGESLGLNPDSFLIAVLILGVIWCGILGYFGAGFIVKPLKQLETAAVKVAEGDIRHNVEVPRSQDELYALAIAYNHMIDSLRSMVADVNRNFNATNEKVLNIKQSSSDAAAQAESISRTVGEISSGAEGSAHAIQQTAERIEEVTVIGAQVQSHAYDSDKMSKDMLTALKESRDMIQSLVAGIQQLSNTHQASLDSVQRLEGNAAKVGEIVSLVGEMAEQTNLLALNASIEAARAGEQGKGFAVVADEVRKLADQSTTAVQGISELVKNMQNDVSHVASQIKDQVEAANLEAVKGTKTNETIAEMGDSVNEVASSIKEILELIEKQMHYVETTGEESQNVAAIAEQTSAGAADVATVIDDQTAVILEVATSAEILLDQANDLKKTISRFTV